The Medicago truncatula cultivar Jemalong A17 chromosome 4, MtrunA17r5.0-ANR, whole genome shotgun sequence genome includes a region encoding these proteins:
- the LOC11413369 gene encoding root phototropism protein 3 isoform X2: MWESESETAAGREYGGGVLTSTKHGVKIEGFHQRGNSWYVSADIPSDLQVQIGEASFHLHKYPLLSRSGKLNRILYDSRDPDLNKIAMDDLPGGPEAFELAAKFCYGVAIDLTASNISGLRCAAEYLEMTEDLEEGNLIFKTEAFLSYVVLSSWRDSIVVLKSSEKLSPWAENLQIVRRCSESIAWKACANPKGIRWAYTGRATKASSPKWNEMKDSSPSRNQLVPPDWWFEDVSILRIDHFVRVITAIKVKGMRFELIGAGIMHYATKWLPGLAGNDTTIQGEETSNNSNSSFSSGDNNSSWRGGLHMIVSGTRDETSTLQTKDQKMVIESLISIIPPQKDSVSCSFLLRLLRMANMLKVAYALITDLEKRVGMQFEQATLSDLLIPCYEKSETMYDVDLVQRLLEHFLVQEQTEGYSPSRQSLSDHKNVGSNLNAKARVARLVDSYLTEVSRDRNLSSTKFQVLAEALPESARVSDDGLYRAIDSYLKAHPTLTEHERKRLCRVMDCQKLSIDACMHAAQNERLPLRVVVQVLFSEQVKISNALANSSLKGSVESQYQPMVTNRKTLLEGTPQSFQEGWTTAKKDINTLKFELESVKTKYLELQHDMENLQKNFDKLLKQKHTSAWTSGWKKLSKLTKMTNVENHDMVPISEEPNRKTTRRWRNSIS; this comes from the exons ATGTGGGAATCTGAAAGTGAAACAGCAGCTGGAAGGGAATATGGAGGTGGAGTTCTCACCTCAACCAAACATGGTGTTAAGATTGAAGGTTTTCATCAAAGAGGCAACTCATG GTATGTTTCAGCTGATATTCCAAGTGATCTTCAAGTCCAAATTGGAGAAGCCAGCTTCCACTTGCACAAG TATCCTTTGCTATCTAGAAGTGGAAAGCTGAACAGAATCCTATATGATTCTCGCGACCCCGACTTGAATAAGATAGCTATGGATGATCTCCCAGGAGGGCCTGAAGCTTTTGAACTTGCAGCCAAATTCTGCTATGGAGTTGCTATTGATTTGACAGCAAGCAACATTTCCGGCCTAAGATGTGCTGCTGAGTATCTTGAAATGACTGAGGATCTAGAAGAAGGAAATCTTATATTCAAGACTGAAGCTTTTCTTAgctatgttgttttgtcttcaTGGAGAGACTCTATAGTAGTGTTGAAAAGCTCTGAAAAGCTGTCACCATGGGCAGAAAATCTTCAAATTGTCCGAAGATGCAGTGAGTCTATAGCTTGGAAAGCTTGTGCTAATCCAAAAGGAATAAGGTGGGCGTATACTGGAAGAGCAACGAAAGCTTCAAGTCCAAAATGGAACGAAATGAAAGACTCAAGCCCGAGTAGGAATCAGCTAGTTCCTCCTGATTGGTGGTTTGAAGATGTTTCAATCCTTAGGATTGATCACTTTGTTAGAGTCATTACTGCTATTAAGGTAAAAGGCATGAGATTTGAACTGATTGGTGCTGGAATAATGCATTATGCAACTAAATGGCTACCAGGACTGGCGGGGAACGACACTACAATCCAAGGAGAGGAAACAAGCAACAATAGTAATAGTAGTTTTAGTAGCGGTGACAACAACAGTAGCTGGAGAGGTGGACTTCATATGATTGTTTCTGGAACTAGAGATGAAACTTCAACTCTTCAAACCAAGGATCAAAAGATGGTTATTGAGAGTCTCATCAGCATAATTCCACCACAGAAAGACAGTGTCTCGTGTAGCTTCCTTCTCAGGCTTCTGAGAATGGCAAACATGTTAAAG GTAGCATATGCATTGATTACTGATTTAGAGAAAAGGGTTGGAATGCAGTTTGAGCAAGCTACACTTTCTGATCTTCTAATTCCTTGCTATGAGAAAAGTGAAACTATGTATGATGTGGATCTTGTTCAGAGGTTGTTGGAGCATTTTCTTGTTCAAGAACAAACTGAAGGTTATAGTCCAAGTAGACAATCCCTTTCTGATCACAAGAATGTGGGAAGTAACCTGAATGCCAAGGCAAGAGTGGCAAGGCTTGTGGACAGTTATCTTACAGAGGTATCTAGAGATAGAAACCTTTCATCGACAAAGTTTCAGGTTCTTGCAGAAGCTTTACCTGAGTCAGCTAGAGTTTCTGATGATGGACTATACAGAGCAATTGATTCATATCTCAAG GCACATCCAACACTAACTGAGCACGAAAGGAAGCGTCTCTGCCGTGTAATGGATTGTCAAAAACTCTCCATTGACGCCTGCATGCACGCAGCTCAAAACGAACGACTGCCATTAAGGGTAGTAGTGCAAGTTTTATTCTCTGAGCAAGTAAAGATAAGCAATGCACTAGCCAACAGCTCTCTAAAAGGCAGTGTTGAATCTCAGTACCAACCAATGGTAACAAACAGGAAAACGCTTCTCGAAGGGACACCGCAATCTTTCCAAGAAGGATGGACAACAGCAAAGAAAGACATTAACACATTAAAGTTTGAACTTGAGAGTGTGAAAACAAAGTATCTGGAGCTTCAACATGATATGGAAAATCTGCAGAAAAATTTCGATAAGCTGCTGAAGCAAAAGCATACATCAGCTTGGACTAGTGGGTGGAAGAAACTGAGCAAACTTACAAAAATGACAAATGTGGAAAATCATGATATGGTTCCAATTTCTGAAGAACCAAACAGAAAGACAACTAGAAGGTGGAGAAACTCAATATCTTGA
- the LOC11413369 gene encoding root phototropism protein 3 isoform X1, whose product MLFGERKKESDNLEISPKRQTPSVGSYSVLISINKDIIFMWESESETAAGREYGGGVLTSTKHGVKIEGFHQRGNSWYVSADIPSDLQVQIGEASFHLHKYPLLSRSGKLNRILYDSRDPDLNKIAMDDLPGGPEAFELAAKFCYGVAIDLTASNISGLRCAAEYLEMTEDLEEGNLIFKTEAFLSYVVLSSWRDSIVVLKSSEKLSPWAENLQIVRRCSESIAWKACANPKGIRWAYTGRATKASSPKWNEMKDSSPSRNQLVPPDWWFEDVSILRIDHFVRVITAIKVKGMRFELIGAGIMHYATKWLPGLAGNDTTIQGEETSNNSNSSFSSGDNNSSWRGGLHMIVSGTRDETSTLQTKDQKMVIESLISIIPPQKDSVSCSFLLRLLRMANMLKVAYALITDLEKRVGMQFEQATLSDLLIPCYEKSETMYDVDLVQRLLEHFLVQEQTEGYSPSRQSLSDHKNVGSNLNAKARVARLVDSYLTEVSRDRNLSSTKFQVLAEALPESARVSDDGLYRAIDSYLKAHPTLTEHERKRLCRVMDCQKLSIDACMHAAQNERLPLRVVVQVLFSEQVKISNALANSSLKGSVESQYQPMVTNRKTLLEGTPQSFQEGWTTAKKDINTLKFELESVKTKYLELQHDMENLQKNFDKLLKQKHTSAWTSGWKKLSKLTKMTNVENHDMVPISEEPNRKTTRRWRNSIS is encoded by the exons ATGCTATttggagaaagaaagaaagaaagtgaCAATTTGGAGATAAGTCCAAAGAGGCAAACACCTAGTGTGGGTTCCTACTCAGTACTCATCTCCATCAATAAAGATATCATTTT tATGTGGGAATCTGAAAGTGAAACAGCAGCTGGAAGGGAATATGGAGGTGGAGTTCTCACCTCAACCAAACATGGTGTTAAGATTGAAGGTTTTCATCAAAGAGGCAACTCATG GTATGTTTCAGCTGATATTCCAAGTGATCTTCAAGTCCAAATTGGAGAAGCCAGCTTCCACTTGCACAAG TATCCTTTGCTATCTAGAAGTGGAAAGCTGAACAGAATCCTATATGATTCTCGCGACCCCGACTTGAATAAGATAGCTATGGATGATCTCCCAGGAGGGCCTGAAGCTTTTGAACTTGCAGCCAAATTCTGCTATGGAGTTGCTATTGATTTGACAGCAAGCAACATTTCCGGCCTAAGATGTGCTGCTGAGTATCTTGAAATGACTGAGGATCTAGAAGAAGGAAATCTTATATTCAAGACTGAAGCTTTTCTTAgctatgttgttttgtcttcaTGGAGAGACTCTATAGTAGTGTTGAAAAGCTCTGAAAAGCTGTCACCATGGGCAGAAAATCTTCAAATTGTCCGAAGATGCAGTGAGTCTATAGCTTGGAAAGCTTGTGCTAATCCAAAAGGAATAAGGTGGGCGTATACTGGAAGAGCAACGAAAGCTTCAAGTCCAAAATGGAACGAAATGAAAGACTCAAGCCCGAGTAGGAATCAGCTAGTTCCTCCTGATTGGTGGTTTGAAGATGTTTCAATCCTTAGGATTGATCACTTTGTTAGAGTCATTACTGCTATTAAGGTAAAAGGCATGAGATTTGAACTGATTGGTGCTGGAATAATGCATTATGCAACTAAATGGCTACCAGGACTGGCGGGGAACGACACTACAATCCAAGGAGAGGAAACAAGCAACAATAGTAATAGTAGTTTTAGTAGCGGTGACAACAACAGTAGCTGGAGAGGTGGACTTCATATGATTGTTTCTGGAACTAGAGATGAAACTTCAACTCTTCAAACCAAGGATCAAAAGATGGTTATTGAGAGTCTCATCAGCATAATTCCACCACAGAAAGACAGTGTCTCGTGTAGCTTCCTTCTCAGGCTTCTGAGAATGGCAAACATGTTAAAG GTAGCATATGCATTGATTACTGATTTAGAGAAAAGGGTTGGAATGCAGTTTGAGCAAGCTACACTTTCTGATCTTCTAATTCCTTGCTATGAGAAAAGTGAAACTATGTATGATGTGGATCTTGTTCAGAGGTTGTTGGAGCATTTTCTTGTTCAAGAACAAACTGAAGGTTATAGTCCAAGTAGACAATCCCTTTCTGATCACAAGAATGTGGGAAGTAACCTGAATGCCAAGGCAAGAGTGGCAAGGCTTGTGGACAGTTATCTTACAGAGGTATCTAGAGATAGAAACCTTTCATCGACAAAGTTTCAGGTTCTTGCAGAAGCTTTACCTGAGTCAGCTAGAGTTTCTGATGATGGACTATACAGAGCAATTGATTCATATCTCAAG GCACATCCAACACTAACTGAGCACGAAAGGAAGCGTCTCTGCCGTGTAATGGATTGTCAAAAACTCTCCATTGACGCCTGCATGCACGCAGCTCAAAACGAACGACTGCCATTAAGGGTAGTAGTGCAAGTTTTATTCTCTGAGCAAGTAAAGATAAGCAATGCACTAGCCAACAGCTCTCTAAAAGGCAGTGTTGAATCTCAGTACCAACCAATGGTAACAAACAGGAAAACGCTTCTCGAAGGGACACCGCAATCTTTCCAAGAAGGATGGACAACAGCAAAGAAAGACATTAACACATTAAAGTTTGAACTTGAGAGTGTGAAAACAAAGTATCTGGAGCTTCAACATGATATGGAAAATCTGCAGAAAAATTTCGATAAGCTGCTGAAGCAAAAGCATACATCAGCTTGGACTAGTGGGTGGAAGAAACTGAGCAAACTTACAAAAATGACAAATGTGGAAAATCATGATATGGTTCCAATTTCTGAAGAACCAAACAGAAAGACAACTAGAAGGTGGAGAAACTCAATATCTTGA
- the LOC11407741 gene encoding 2-oxoglutarate-dependent dioxygenase 19 yields MASTLPPQVNQKSNNGITPFTSVKTLSESPDFNSIPSSYTYTTNPHDENEIVADQDEVNDPIPVIDYSLLINGNHDQRTKTIHDIGKACEEWGFFILTNHSVSKSLMEKMVDQVFAFFNLKEEDKQVYADKEVTDDSIKYGTSFNVSGDKNLFWRDFIKIIVHPKFHSPDKPSGFRETSAEYSRKTWKLGRELLKGISESLGLEVNYIDKTMNLDSGLQMLAANLYPPCPQPDLAMGMPPHSDHGLLNLLIQNGVSGLQVLHNGKWINVSSTSNCFLVLVSDHLEIMSNGKYKSVVHRAAVSNGATRMSLATVIAPSLDTVVEPASELLDNESNPAAYVGMKHIDYMKLQRNNQLYGKSVLNKVKI; encoded by the exons ATGGCTTCAACACTTCCTCCTCAAGTTAACCAAAAATCCAACAATGGAATCACTCCTTTCACAAGTGTGAAAACACTCTCAGAATCACCAGATTTCAACTCTATTCCATCCTCCTACACATACACCACCAACCCAcatgatgaaaatgaaatagtAGCAGACCAAGATGAAGTCAATGATCCAATCCCAGTCATTGATTATTCTCTCCTGATCAACGGTAATCATGATCAACGGACCAAAACCATCCATGATATAGGCAAGGCTTGTGAGGAGTGGGGATTCTTCATACTAACCAATCACTCTGTATCAAAGAGTCTCATGGAGAAAATGGTTGACCAAGTTTTTGCTTTCTTTAACCTTAAAGAAGAAGATAAGCAAGTGTATGCAGATAAGGAAGTAACGGATGATTCAATAAAGTATGGTACAAGCTTCAATGTTTCAGGGGATAAAAACTTGTTCTGGAGGGATTTCATTAAAATTATTGTTCATCCTAAATTTCACTCACCGGATAAACCTTCTGGCTTCAG GGAAACATCCGCAGAGTACAGCAGAAAAACATGGAAATTAGGTAGAGAACTTCTCAAAGGAATATCAGAAAGTTTGGGTTTGGAAGTCAACTATATAGACAAAACAATGAATCTAGATTCTGGTTTACAAATGTTGGCAGCAAATCTTTATCCTCCTTGTCCTCAACCTGATCTTGCAATGGGAATGCCCCCACATTCCGATCATGGCCTCTTGAACCTCCTCATCCAGAATGGAGTTAGTGGCCTTCAAGTTCTTCACAATGGCAAGTGGATCAATGTCAGTTCCACTTCAAACTGTTTCTTGGTCCTCGTCTCTGATCATCTTGAG ATTATGAGCAATGGCAAGTACAAAAGTGTAGTACATAGAGCAGCTGTGAGCAATGGAGCTACAAGAATGTCATTAGCAACCGTTATTGCGCCATCCTTGGACACTGTGGTTGAACCAGCTTCCGAGCTACTAGACAATGAAAGTAATCCTGCAGCATATGTTGGGATGAAACATATAGATTATATGAAACTTCAACGAAACAACCAGCTTTACGGGAAATCTGTGCTAAACAAagtgaaaatatga